In Lactuca sativa cultivar Salinas chromosome 5, Lsat_Salinas_v11, whole genome shotgun sequence, the DNA window CTAATAATGCCACTCCAAGGACCTGTCCACCCTCTTCTCAACGACAGAGAAGAACAACCCCCATCAGCACCATGCAAAGCTTTCACCACCCTAACCAATATCAAATCAGGGTTATGAAAGAATGTCCACTGCCAACAAAAGAGAAGGCACCGATAAAAAGAAAAGAGTCTACCAATTCCAAGACCACCCTCTTTTTTATCGGCTAAAACTCTATCCCAACGAACCAAATGCATACGTGTGTCCTCCAAATTTGCACCCCAAAAAATTCTTGACCGAAGAGCCTCCAAAGAATTAAGGATAGAAATCGGGACCATAAAGACAAACATCAAATAGCTACCCAAACTTCCTAGAACCGACTTGATCAAAGTAAGATGACCTCCAAAAGAAAGACTTTTCGCTTTCCAACCCGACAATCTAGAGCGAAAACGATCCTCAATAATAGACCAAGCCGACGCCCGAGCCATATTTTGGCCTACATGCACACCTAAATGAACAAAAGGAAGATATTCTGAAGCACAACCCAATCTACTAGCGACAAACTCCACCAGATTATAAGAAACCCCCACTCCAATCAACTTGTTTTTTTGCAAGTTGATTTTAAGGCTCGAAGCTAGATAAAAGCACCTCAAAATACGTATAAGGCGTTTAGCATTATCTGGATCCCAAGAAGACAACAAGACAACATCATCTGCATAAAACAAATGGGAAATATGGATGTCGCTAATAGAAATTCCCCGTTAAAACATTCGCTTGCTAAGCTTTAAGCAAAGCAACATGAAACCCCTCAATCACCAAAATAAATAGGAATGGAGACAAATGATCTCCTTATCTCAACCCTTTATAGATCTGAAACTCATCAGTAAGAGAACATTTCACTAGAACCGAAGCCCTAGCCTTACTCAAAAGCTCCCTTATCCGCTCACACCATATAGAGCCGAATCCCATAATATGCATGATCTCCAAAAGATACTCCCAAGACAAAGAGTCATACGCCTTTTCAAAATCCACTTTAAAAATCATAAGAGGATTTTTCAAAGCCTTACTCCAAGCAACCACTTTGTTCAATAGATAAGGTCCATCCTAAATTTGTCTCCCGTTAACAAAAGCAAACTGCTCCAAACTAATAACAGAACCAATAATATCCGCCAAGCTATTAGCTAAATACTTACCAATAATTTTATATTGGTAACCAATAAGACTAATAGGTATAAAGTATCTAATGACCTTCGGGTCCCAATAACGCCACCACATCCAAAGAAAAAATATCCCAATAACGCTTAATGAAACCAAAGGAAAAATCATCTGGACCAGGAGCCTTATCAGAACCACAATCCCAAACTGCCCTTTTAATAGACCTGGCAATCCGTGTCTGCGTGTCATGTATTCGTGTCAGACACGAATTTACACGACACAAATTTGTTAAACATGAACACGACACAAATTATAAAACATGTTTGGGGTATCAAATACGAACACGACATGTAAAATACTCGTGTGACACGTGGCACGACACGAATAGACACGTTTTTCAGCCGTGTTACATGAAAACATGAatatacatgtttttaatgaCTTTTTTTAAGCTAGGGTTATAAACTAATTACTGAATTTTACGAAATTGGTccctaatatattataaatataaaatttaagcctaaagtatatatgtttatatacGTGTTTATACGTGTCACGTGTCAACACGAATTTGTATCGTGTTTTATACGTGTCTAAATAGGTAAATTCGTGTTTGAGACGTATAAGACATGGAACACGAATTTAAAATACGTGTCAGACACGAATAAACACGAAACACAAATTTCTAAAACACATACACAAAAAACTCGTATCGTGTATCAAATTGCCAGGTCTACCTTTTAATCTCCTCATGAGAAAAATGAGCCTGGAGGAACTAAACCTGAGCCTCCAAAAGGGTATGAAAAAGAGCAGACGAGCCCCTCTCTTCTTAGAAAAGAGAGTTTTGTAAAAGTTATGAAATTCATTTTTGACCCTCCCTGGTTCATAGATCCAAACACCATCAACCATAACTCCCCAAGCTCCAAGAAGGAGAATAAGCATAAGAAAACGATACATTGGCCTAAAAAGAACGAACCTTCAGCAAATCAATAAGTTCCATCTTCATTTCTTGGATAGCTAAAAAATTAACTTTAAATTGATGACATAACGCTTTCACCCAAACCTGCTTGTCAATACACCCCACTCCTTGGATATTTAATGACAAACAATTCATGATTTAATTTGTTTATTCCTCTCTCCTTCAATAACACTTTGAACATGTTCAAAACATCCATCCATGATACAAACCAATTTTTTGACCCGTTCCATCGTCCATTTTGTTTCCTCCACCATAGAATTTCCACTATAAGAGCATTCTAAATTCAAATCATAATTACCATAAAATATGTCAGGAAAACCTGGGGGATGTGACAAAGAATCCTCCAAGACTTCCACCCCCAACATCTGAGCATATCCAACCAAAAAACCAACCGAAACAACCTCTGAATTAATATTCGTACAAGTAGCGACATGAGGTTCAACCGGGACCTGCACCAGAATCTTCTTAGCAGAAGCTGGTGATATCAGATTCTCTGCAGGAGCTATTGACaaacattcaggtggatgctgAACAACATCATCAACCAGGTTGGCAGTCAGAACAGGAGGCTTGACCGGAACAACAGGAACTTCCGAgcagggaacaacaggagaaggaTTTAAAGTTTTTCAACCACCGAGCCTGCATAAATAACAAAGATGGTGAGATGAGTGGTCGATTTCTAGATCTAGGGGTTTTACCAACGATGGTTACGTGGTGGTGCGTGTGTCTATAATAGAGGAGTGATGGTTGTGGTAGTAAGGGAATAGTAGCGTCGTTGGCTAAGGTCACCAATAAGGAAAGAGTAGAGATAATGAAGCTAAGGTTTAGAAAGGGTAATACATGAGAGAAATGTTCTTAGTGAATGAGAGGTGAAATAACTAAGCTTTCCTTACCCTTTGAATCTTGATGTTAGGCTATCCGATATGGTATAGAAAAGCATGCGTGACATCTGATGTGTCACCTCTACCCATGCGTGAACACCACCCCTAGGTCTGGTGGGTTGGCTGTGATGTGGTGATGAAGACGAGGAAGCTAATTGGCTAATGTTTTTTGACCGTTTCCTTGTTCTTTTGTGAACGTTggagaaaataaagaaaatatcttTTTTCAGATTTAAAACTTAATGTCTATATACATACACTTGCACATATTTTTACATCAAACAAACACATACTTTCAACAATATGAATACTTTTTTGGGTTtaatttcttcttcatcatccaaTGATGATGATTCAGATGATAAGTTAGTTTTGCACACGTTGTAGTCTATGGAACACGACATGATACGTGAGATAACTGGACCTTTAAATGTCGAGAGGAAGCATAGAATTTCAATCAACTGTGATCGTATCACATTACACAAATTTTGGTACGTGATTACTTTGCCCCTGATAGTTTATACGACCTATCAAAATTCGAACATCATTTTTGTATTAAGAGAAATTTATTCCTACGTATAGCTAGAGATTTGGCAAACAATTATGAGTTTTTCAATTGAGATGGGTGCTAGAGGCAAATTTGGTTTTACTACAATTCAAAAATGCACAACAACTATTAGACAGTTGGTATACGACATAGATGCAGATGCATCAGATAAGTATTTGAAAATGTCTGAGAGGAAGGGTCGAGAATATGCGTATCTTTTTATCAGTATGTACTGAGCTTTATGGTGACATATAATTGCAAAATTCGACTAGAAGTGATGCCGAACAGTTTTATGCCGCACATCAAGCTAAACATGGTTTTCCAAGAATGCTTGGTAGCCTTGATTGTACACATAGGGTGTGGGAAAATTGTCCCAATGCATGACGACGTCAATTCACGCGATGTGATCATGATGTGTCGACTGTTATATTAGAAGCAGTTGTTTCAAATGACCTATGTTTTTGGCATGCGTTCTTTGATATATAAGGTTCAAACAACGATCTGAATGTGCTTGGAGCGTCTCCAATATTTAACGACATTTTGCAGAGTAAAGCACCAAACATGCCATACATTGTGAATGGACATGAATAAAAGTTTTGGTATTACCTTGGGGATGAGATATATCCAGAGTACGCTACATTTTTCAAGTCATATTCTTATTCGGTTGATGGAAAACATGCACATGAATCTGCAAGGAAGGATGTGGAACGGACGTTTGGAGTCCTCAAAAAAAGTTGCATTTAATCAAACATCCGACACGAGCATGGGATAGGGAAAaattgatgaagatgatgaaagtttgtgttattttacataacatgatAATAGAAGAAGAGTGTATGACTATTTGCATGTATAGTCCGAACGATATACTTAATCTACCTGCAGTAATACAAGTCGGCGACCTAGCATACTTCACAAGGCTTTTGGAAATACAAAACAGTGATGCACATCACAATCTACGCCATGATTTGACTGAGTGCATATGATTAAGGAAATTTGAAGGGAAAAATTACAATGATGATGAGAAGGATGAGGACGCTGACAATGAAAACGACGCTGGTGATGACGAAGACGCgtagtatttttaatgtttttttatgttttttctaataatttaggttttaaatttctatgtgttttttagtgtttttttttatagtaatttaggttttaaatttctatgtttttttttagtaattttagttttaaatttctatgtttttatatatttttttagtaatttaggttttatatttatacattttttaaGTAATGTAATGGGtttttaattaatgtaaaatatttatttatgttttaaattatggtttttttaatctaatgtaaaaaaaaaaagataaataagGTGGAGTGGTAACCATTTCCAAAGGCTAGTGCTCTGATAGTTAACATGTAGTGGAGATGACATGATGCATAAATGACAATACTTTTCTAGTGGGTTGGTTGTGACCATACCATGTAGCCTTAGGTTAGAGAGTAAAAGATAAGGGAAGAGCTATTTAAGCACAATAGAACATATTGTTCATTGGTGTGGTCTTATCTACAAGTGCATgaacatttataaaatattaatgttATAATTTATAAAGAGTGAAAAgtgttttattaaaattttaatattttttgttgTTATAATTAACTTAAGTTTGTTTGATTTGGTTTTTTAACGTTGGTTTTATCACGTGAAGTTCGATATAAACCCATATATCATTGAAATCATCTTATTTTTATCTACAATAGGATATAAATTTGTCTCACTCCAACATATATCATACATGATATATTTTAGGtctcaaaatatttttattatattgttaTAGAACATGTTTTATACATTATACTGTTGAAATATAAAGTTTTTTGAACATTTAAATCCACAATCACATGAATATAATAAATTATATGTAAATTTACATTGAATCCTATATCTTAAAAATCATGTGATTTTGAAACTAATTACGTTGTTGTAATCTTTATAAATTATTGATTTCAACTGTAAGTTATTTGTAACATATTGTAAGGTCACATCTTATGACCTGATGAGTCATAGACTACACGCTGACCGTCAGCGCCAACGTCGTCAGTACCAGCGCCAACGCCAGCGCCATCACCAGTCCCAGTCCAGTCAGCATCAACATGAACTTTATAATCTTAGTGATATATGTATTATTGAGTTATgaattaactctttgatcgattagatattTGTAACAGGTAGGTGATGAACgtaaaacagtaaacaaaacacaagtatgaatcaaaatgtgtcgaatgattagattactcgatcctcagcagagctcgactaagaacttccactgtagaggattctagggttacaaaataagaacgatgataTTGCTGAACAATACTTTTCTAATCAATACTAATCATCTCGttctagaatgcatgcaagcatctatttatattaaaccctacaaaactcacggatggacaggcccataccggatataaacatggactagctaacgagcccaatagacgcaacactatactgaccctaacaatctccccctttgcgtcaatttggagcgagactatcatttcttcttgcttgggccagcaacgggagccttctttactgtatcaaacagacgtgtgataagtgcaaagattgtctgtctgaagcgaatgtaccattgaatcatatcatcaaagtacttgatatcatccgctgtgttctgcttgcatcgatggatgatccctaaaacgtgttccaaataggcagtggtgtagagatgtttgtctgccacggcgaaaagacatttctgtccttcgttcctagtaaacatgacggagtttctctttgggtcaatcttccccatctgcatcatgttgagatcactggcagagccaacaggagatatggtgggcttcttcttgaatacgctcgctatctcctgatccatcagagcaacttccatgacatagcatacaagcatcctcttaaagtggtcgatgatcggaccatatttagcttcgtttgtaagaaggatgttgtgcaagataatccagtcatggggattaaggttgggaagatctgcaagtgagatgacatgttcggtcttggtagatccccgtagtaccttgaaccgaacgttggtgaagttgccttccaTGAACGActttaggacccgaacattgatgattttctgagcgctccaagtttggtattgaggttgagctgccctcagataaaattcaactaagtcccgatcaacctgtggatgaggatgggggaactcagcaatgttgtcaaaggcttgaaaaacaaacgcctttcgggttagtggcatatcgaactgagagtcgacagtgttagaacaatctaaagagatcacaggttctagccataagatacttggtgtttcgatggcttctttaatcagcttctcaagagtccaaggaggaaaaagagttttcatgctctcgagaaggtcatggcttctttctgtcttctttcggcttcttcagcctctctagccacacgagcactgatgtcagcctctttgTCTCGACCCTGTCGCTTCAAAAGGTTggcaattgtctccttatcatcttCATCGCTCTCCTCAGCAATATTCTTTCCCTTGTCTTTTACACcggaaccagaggcttggcctactggaggaggttcggttgcagttgaagtaggaggcggttgagacatattcactttttctcccccttgttttggaatggacacgaaatcaaggagcccttcaagtttgctcagtagagagagggcgggagcaagcttctaTGCAAGGTCATGCCTCACAGAATAATTgaggatcgggtcatgtgcttcaaggatgtttgagatagctgagtggacatccgaaacacacgatttaaccacctctctttcagatcgaagagattcaatctcctgttgagagttggagagttgagtactcttgaccttcaaagcggtagtcttccttgcgagagcatccatgagagagttctcagcagctaagtcttcttgaagcttagagagacgctcctcaatggttgttctgaaagctgagttgtcgtcagaaatggTTTGTCGaagtgaagcgaacgacttcagctctgatgtgactgagttagccagctggttgacaatgggttccaaCTTTGTTGAGGTGGCTTCAGCGGTTTCCTGTAAAGATTTtaacaaggaagaagcatcagtgaatagtttatcgactttttcggtcgctgcctcacatgctttggttgaggcatctatggctgcagtggcggaatcgatagaaacttgatgagctttggagaaagcctcaacaattttctgaatggcagcttcagaaaTGGAGGACTGAGATGTGGAAGATGATGCGATGAGCGAATCAatttgtcatgtagctccttgagatgcctctttgtgacaggagcatcgttatcatcgtcactctgaacttgaaacggactgtaatagaccgaggcaaaggtcatgtcctccccacCAAGGAGTGGTTCGTCATCCTCTGATGCATGAgtaggagaagatggtggtggtgaagctggaggctcgatagtagtagtagtttcgggttgggtggtgtgttcggttgttggtgtgggttcgggtgctgaggtggatGTTGGTGCGTCtgtatgaacccccgtattagatacgttggttctaacatctgcagtggtggtggtggttgcttcggtaaatataggtggtggtactgggatggaggtaggtggtatttgagtggtggaggtaatggggggaatagaaataggaatggtaacTGGTGGAGTGGAGATAGGAGAAGTAGAGAAGtgaacttcaggggttggagatcTTGGTGGAGTATTACCACAAGGAGAGCCTTCAGAAGCAGAAATCTATTCCTCAGATTTgcttgaggatgaagcgataatcAGTTTTCGcctcggttgggtttttctcctcttctgtgGTGGAGATTGAGCAGCCTTAGTGGTTTTCCTTTTCTTGGGAGATGGACCTTTTGCTCCCTttgccacctgttttcccttatcagccttctttcctctaggagcaggcttgtcagcgtcatgAATCGACTTtagcatctctggagtaaggtTTCTCGGACCAAAACGtttgaactccttgtacgttctaataatccggctgtcagcaggaacatcaTCATACATCGTTTCAgggatagacccgttgaagggaaattttgatgcatccgacacaatgatcttcgtggtatggaaagtaccaatcgaagacattggagcaccagcgacaatggggacgtggtacttgtccatcacccatttcgtgacaataGTCCAGAACCTGGCATAAGAGATCTCTGAGTGTCGAGAGGTGgaagagagactctgaatgagttgttgccataggaccgacccgtagtccatgttgatgtcattgtagatcccgtacatgattgataggaacagacgacttgccccatcggatccagcacttctttcagataagcccttgaaaagcacagtgaacatcccattccactgagggggcaggcacgatttcttgaatttcgtgaccgtggtgagcacctcagtgtaccccatgttgtagaacatgttgaacagatgacccatcggaatggtttcaggattaaccctcgaagaatcaggttcaaaccctaaccgtGTACAAAACCTTTGcttggaaatcgacgccttgtgctcaaagacatcgaagaaaatcctgtcgacgaccttgtcgtagtgagctgtGGCAAAAATCTGTGACatgaactccattggaacagcttcagccctggtaagagcaggagcgattggcgagaacttcaggcattcaatgatgggaaacatgaaagcgtcatatgcttgaggagtaagatcaatgatcaaactctgctgaGGACGAATATGCAAGATGTGAGAGGTCGCGTGAACTgaagaagaatccgccattgttgagatgaaggtgggagagatgatgaacagtagagttTGGAGgaatttcttgctctctggaaatataggtgcagtaaagaggtaaacgatggtttacattgccttttatactgagggtagaggagagagaagaatctttcccaaatcttcgattgaaaaacgaagggtttttcggaggcgactgacgcgtgacagttggggttgccgatgatcaagcaggagagagagtgtcagtccctaatcacacgccttcccattaggcgccgtttggagatgaaacggttcctattcACACGCTTTTCCTTCATGCAccatttgaaatcaaatcgattggactcccgcctgagtcaccATGTCGTCATCTTATTCCTTTAGAGTTTAACGGCATCCTTAAAGTGAAatccccacgtggatcaatattaaccacaacctttttataacaaccaatccaattaaaatgccttggaatgaatgaaaccagaattttgaaaaatctaaaagattttcgtgctaagtgtgtaaaagaaaaataaataaagcaacacgtttgagggattatgtgatgtcaataaagacacgaaataattgatcccgggcacgaatctcttccttcaaattcaagagagactttaaagtgtttgtgtggtttcccgttgaataacgatcagacacttattaagaagtgttgaaaggcttgtttttttaattaggcttatgtgggtggctttcgcttcgattcataattcatgatcttgatataagatagaaatcgaatgaagtacttgtgagaccagtgtagtctgttgaacaagtaggttggagataatttaagtagCAAGGTAAACTAAGatatgtgaaatctcaaaaaaaaaattaaaactggatcccaagggaagaaatgttattggatttaacaatttcataggaatcactcaaaagaaaaatagagatttcatgtggtaccctaatggataagtccgtcaattcattagtgaaagctagagcaagttaattgttcaccgtcaatgcatagtaggtattgaattgtgggtttcacttaacacgtagtgacacgaagctaagatcatgaacacagaaattgtgtaaccataaacctcagtggtaatgtctgagagtctcaagggttacgtttgtgaagcgaatgagatggagaatagTAATGCaaatggtgtaaagaaacccaaagtacctctgctatgaaaaatagggactaagcagaaaactcttatctcatgtgagaagaaagttaggtagctcatgattagaataaatgtgagagcctaattgggaagacaaggtttgtttgtaccaagtcagtaaggcttttattcagaattagatgaggctttggacacatacagcagcatgcttctagggacacttagctagtgaaataatTTACCCACAAAAAG includes these proteins:
- the LOC128125968 gene encoding uncharacterized protein LOC128125968, which gives rise to MSCSIDYNVCKTNLSSESSSLDDEEEIKPKKVFILLKHPPECLSIAPAENLISPASAKKILVQVPVEPHVATCTNINSEVVSVGFLVGYAQMLGVEVLEDSLSHPPGFPDIFYDDVVLLSSWDPDNAKRLIRILRCFYLASSLKINLQKNKLIGVGVSYNLVEFVASRLGCASEYLPFVHLGVHVGQNMARASAWSIIEDRFRSRLSGWKAKSLSFGGHLTLIKSVLGSLGSYLMFVFMVPISILNSLEALRSRIFWGANLEDTRMHLVRWDRVLADKKEGGLGIGRLFSFYRCLLFCWQWTFFHNPDLILVRVVKALHGADGGCSSLSLRRGWTGPWSGIIRMLVQLRDQGIDLHSFFPISVGDGIKTSFSHNVWKGDQPQAVTFPRIFVLDVNRFVSVRDKVLVGWSTDSLRQIALET